In the genome of Sulfurimonas autotrophica DSM 16294, the window ATTCAAAGCTAGCTTTGTAGCTAACTAAGGAATAATTTATGGCAAACTTGAAAGATATTCAAAGACAGATTAAGAGTGTTTCTAACACTCAAAAGACGACTCGTGCGATGAAACTTGTATCGACTGCAAAGCTTCGCCGTGCAGAAGAGCTTGCAAAACGCTCTCGTCTTTATGCTCAAAAAATGAATCAGGTAATTGCCGAAATAGCTGGACGCATCGACTGTAACAAAATTGGAGGATTAGAAAATCGCTGTTTTACAGAGATTGAAAATCCAAAAATGGTTGACATTATTTTTGTAACTGCAGATAAAGGTTTATGTGGAGGTTTTAATATTCAAACAATTAAAGCCGTCAACAAACTTTTAAAAGAGTACAAAGATAAAAACGTAAAAGTGCGTTTACGTGGAATCGGTAAAAAAGGTATAGAATACTTTAAATATAATGAAGTGGAAATGTTTGACACTGTCGCTAATTTAAGTTCTAAACCGGATAAGACGAGGTCTGATGAATTTATTATAACTTCTATCCAAGACTATAAAGAGGGAAAAACTGACGCCATTCATATTGTATATAATGGTTATAAAAACATGATAACACAAGAGTTACATGTAAACAAGGTTTTACCTGTTGATGTTAAAGATTTTGACTGTCAAAAAGTGCAGTCAAAATCTATGATGGAAGTTGAAGCAGAAGATGAAGAGAAAATGCTTGATTCTTTGGTTGAAAAGTATGTGAACTATAATATGTACTACTCTTTAATTGATTCGGTTGCGGCAGAACATTCTGCACGTATGCAGGCTATGGATACGGCAACGAACAATGCAAAAGAGATGGTAAAAAGTTTAAATGTACAATACAATAAAGCGCGTCAAGCCGCTATTACTACAGAGCTGATAGAAATTATCAGCGGTGTGGAGTCTATGAAATAATGGAGAAAAATATGATTGGAAAAATTAGCCAGGTAATGGGTCCTGTTGTTGATGTTGATTTCGATGGCAATCTTCCAGCAATTAACGAAGCAATTGAAGTGAATGTTAATTTAGAAGGTAGTGAACATCGTTTAGTATTAGAAGTTGCAGCACATTTAGGTGACGGTCGTGTAAGAACGATTGCAATGGATATGAGTGAAGGTTTAGTTCGTGGTATGGCTGCTAAAGCTACAGGTGCACCGATAAGTGTACCGGTCGGTGAAAAAGTACTGGGTCGTATCTTTAACGTTATTGGTGAAACTATTGATGGTGGAGAGCAGGTTAGCGATGCTCCTACATGGTCAATTCACCGTGAACCACCTGCATTAGTTGATCAATCAACTACTACAGAAATGTTTGAAACAGGTATTAAAGTTGTTGACTTACTTGCTCCTTATGCTAAGGGTGGTAAAGTTGGACTATTCGGTGGTGCCGGTGTTGGTAAAACAGTTATTATCATGGAGCTTATTCACAATGTTGCTCATGGTCATGAGGGGTTATCAGTATTTGCCGGTGTTGGTGAAAGAACTCGTGAAGGAAATGACCTTTATTATGAGATGAAAGAATCGAACGTTTTGGATAAAGTTGCACTGTGCTATGGTCAGATGAGTGAGCCTCCAGGAGCACGTAACCGTATCGCACTTACTGGTCTTACAATGGCCGAGTATTTTCGTGATGAAAAGAAACTTGATGTATTGATGTTTATCGATAATATCTTCCGTTTCGCACAATCAGGTTCAGAGATGTCTGCACTTCTTGGTCGTATTCCGTCAGCTGTTGGTTACCAACCGACACTAGCTCGTGAAATGGGTGCATTACAAGATCGTATTACATCAACAAAAGATGGTTCAATTACATCTGTTCAAGCGGTATACGTACCTGCGGATGACTTGACTGACCCGGCTCCGGCTTCTGTTTTTGCTCACTTGGATGCAACAACAGTTCTTAACCGTAAAATTGCGGAAAAAGGTATTTATCCTGCAGTTGATCCATTGGATTCAACTTCAAGATTACTTGACCCGCAAATTTTAGGTGAAGAGCATTATAATGTAGCTCGTGGTGTGCAGCAAACACTTCAAAAATATAAAGATCTTCAAGATATCATTGCTATTCTTGGTATGGATGAACTTTCTGAAGATGATAAAAATGTTGTTGAACGTGCACGTAAAA includes:
- the atpD gene encoding F0F1 ATP synthase subunit beta, with protein sequence MIGKISQVMGPVVDVDFDGNLPAINEAIEVNVNLEGSEHRLVLEVAAHLGDGRVRTIAMDMSEGLVRGMAAKATGAPISVPVGEKVLGRIFNVIGETIDGGEQVSDAPTWSIHREPPALVDQSTTTEMFETGIKVVDLLAPYAKGGKVGLFGGAGVGKTVIIMELIHNVAHGHEGLSVFAGVGERTREGNDLYYEMKESNVLDKVALCYGQMSEPPGARNRIALTGLTMAEYFRDEKKLDVLMFIDNIFRFAQSGSEMSALLGRIPSAVGYQPTLAREMGALQDRITSTKDGSITSVQAVYVPADDLTDPAPASVFAHLDATTVLNRKIAEKGIYPAVDPLDSTSRLLDPQILGEEHYNVARGVQQTLQKYKDLQDIIAILGMDELSEDDKNVVERARKIEKFLSQPFFVAEVFTGAPGKYVKLEDTIAGFKGILNGDYDHMSENSFYMVGGMDEALAKHEKNK
- the atpG gene encoding ATP synthase F1 subunit gamma; amino-acid sequence: MANLKDIQRQIKSVSNTQKTTRAMKLVSTAKLRRAEELAKRSRLYAQKMNQVIAEIAGRIDCNKIGGLENRCFTEIENPKMVDIIFVTADKGLCGGFNIQTIKAVNKLLKEYKDKNVKVRLRGIGKKGIEYFKYNEVEMFDTVANLSSKPDKTRSDEFIITSIQDYKEGKTDAIHIVYNGYKNMITQELHVNKVLPVDVKDFDCQKVQSKSMMEVEAEDEEKMLDSLVEKYVNYNMYYSLIDSVAAEHSARMQAMDTATNNAKEMVKSLNVQYNKARQAAITTELIEIISGVESMK